One window of the Candidatus Chryseobacterium colombiense genome contains the following:
- a CDS encoding TetR/AcrR family transcriptional regulator has protein sequence MELKEKQRKILDVAVELFKEKGYMGSSVRDLATKLNIKAASLYAHIRSKEEILEWICFGIAQEFFDELQHVKSTDVSPKDKLNLFIDKHLSVVLKNRDVTHIYSNEWKHLEERLPEFVELRKNYQQEVENLISEIYQAENWELKSPAFTTRFILHTLNNSYFWFKRNIESGTEITDEIRDKILFGLLGNQKK, from the coding sequence ATGGAGTTAAAAGAAAAACAAAGGAAAATATTAGATGTTGCTGTAGAACTTTTCAAAGAGAAGGGCTATATGGGAAGTTCTGTAAGAGATTTAGCGACAAAGCTCAACATTAAAGCAGCTTCTTTATATGCACACATCCGTTCAAAAGAAGAAATTCTGGAATGGATCTGTTTTGGGATTGCTCAGGAATTTTTCGACGAACTTCAGCATGTGAAGAGCACTGATGTTTCTCCAAAAGATAAACTTAATTTATTCATAGATAAACACTTATCGGTTGTTCTGAAAAACCGTGATGTTACTCATATTTATTCTAATGAATGGAAGCATCTGGAAGAACGTCTTCCCGAATTTGTAGAATTAAGAAAAAATTATCAGCAGGAAGTTGAAAACTTGATTTCTGAAATTTATCAGGCTGAAAATTGGGAACTTAAATCTCCGGCCTTTACGACACGTTTTATTCTTCATACTTTAAATAATTCTTATTTCTGGTTCAAAAGAAATATCGAATCCGGCACTGAAATTACCGATGAAATTCGGGATAAAATTCTTTTTGGGTTGTTAGGAAACCAGAAAAAGTAA
- a CDS encoding histidine kinase encodes MIYIRKYKQRKKEYLNEIEINNEIHQKELLATQLEIQQATMQQIGRELHDNIGQKLTLVSLYTQQMLYENKVPEANERIEQVSQIINQSLQDLRSLSKTLTDDNINQKEIVTLIQEEVDNTNSFKKCHITFEHNFDQLDLSFVHKNVLLRITQEFIQNSIKHAQCKNIYIQLNTSEDFLWELEIKDDGIGFDHSKTLSKGIGLTNMKNRAKIINADFIIESEKNKGTQVKITLKRHS; translated from the coding sequence ATGATATATATCAGAAAATATAAGCAGCGGAAAAAAGAGTATTTAAATGAGATTGAAATCAATAACGAAATTCATCAGAAAGAACTTCTTGCTACCCAGCTGGAAATTCAACAGGCAACCATGCAGCAAATCGGAAGAGAGCTGCATGACAATATTGGACAAAAGCTTACCTTGGTAAGCCTTTACACACAGCAAATGTTGTATGAGAATAAAGTTCCGGAAGCTAATGAAAGGATTGAGCAGGTTTCACAAATCATCAACCAGTCTCTTCAGGATCTTCGGAGTCTGTCAAAAACACTGACGGATGACAACATCAATCAGAAGGAAATTGTAACTTTGATACAGGAAGAAGTAGATAATACCAACTCATTTAAAAAATGTCACATCACTTTTGAGCATAATTTTGACCAGCTGGATCTAAGCTTCGTCCATAAAAATGTACTGCTCAGAATTACTCAGGAATTTATTCAGAACAGTATCAAACATGCTCAATGTAAGAATATTTATATTCAGTTAAATACCTCTGAAGATTTCCTTTGGGAGCTGGAAATTAAGGATGACGGAATAGGCTTTGATCATTCAAAAACTCTTAGCAAAGGTATTGGTCTCACCAATATGAAAAATAGGGCTAAAATCATTAATGCTGATTTCATTATAGAAAGTGAAAAAAACAAGGGAACACAGGTTAAAATAACTTTAAAAAGACACTCATGA
- a CDS encoding response regulator transcription factor, translating to MKKTIVIVDDHVLIAKALEGIIDNFNDFKVIYVAENGKDLIQKFEEKNPIPDIILLDISMPIMDGFETVLWLQENHPGIKVMALSMQGDDKSVIKMVKNGAKGYLLKNTHPKDLEEALTRLNKDGYFYPEWASKIILSNLNSHHDSDANIKISDREKEFLKYTVTELSYKEIAEKMCCSPRTVESYRDQLCEKLDLKTRVGLAIYAIKNGFAES from the coding sequence ATGAAAAAGACAATAGTAATTGTAGATGACCACGTGCTTATTGCAAAAGCTTTGGAAGGAATTATTGATAATTTCAACGATTTTAAAGTTATTTATGTAGCAGAAAACGGAAAAGATCTTATTCAAAAGTTTGAAGAAAAAAATCCTATTCCCGACATCATTCTTTTAGATATCAGTATGCCGATTATGGATGGTTTTGAAACGGTATTGTGGCTTCAGGAAAATCATCCCGGCATCAAAGTAATGGCTCTCAGTATGCAGGGCGATGATAAGAGTGTGATAAAAATGGTGAAAAATGGTGCAAAAGGCTATTTACTAAAAAACACTCATCCAAAAGATCTTGAAGAAGCTTTGACAAGACTTAATAAGGACGGCTATTTTTATCCGGAATGGGCTTCAAAAATCATTCTTTCTAATCTCAATAGTCATCATGATTCTGATGCGAATATAAAGATCTCCGATAGAGAAAAAGAATTTTTAAAATATACCGTAACTGAACTCAGTTACAAAGAAATCGCCGAAAAAATGTGCTGCAGTCCGAGAACAGTAGAAAGTTACCGCGACCAGCTCTGCGAAAAGCTGGATCTGAAAACCAGAGTAGGACTCGCTATCTATGCTATCAAAAATGGTTTTGCAGAATCTTAA
- the paaA gene encoding 1,2-phenylacetyl-CoA epoxidase subunit A: MDLEKFVQYVHDENKVEPKDVMPDDYRKLLVRQISQHAHSEIVGMLPEANWISRAPSLRRKMALLAKVQDEAGHGLYLYSATETLGDGSIRADRDATYEDMLEGKAKYSSIFNYPTLSWADIGAIGWLVDGAAIMNQVMLMGNSYGPYSRAMVKICKEESFHQRQGYEILMALCRGTKQQKEMAQASLNRFWWPALMMFGPNDDSSPNSKISMNYRVKRESNDSLRQRFIDVTVAQAEFLGLTIPDKDLKWNEERQHYDFGELPWDEFMEILKGNGPANKKRIETKRKAQRENSWVKEAAAAFAEKQQKEVI; the protein is encoded by the coding sequence ATGGATTTAGAAAAATTTGTACAATACGTACACGACGAAAATAAAGTAGAACCAAAAGATGTAATGCCGGATGATTACAGAAAACTATTGGTTCGTCAGATTTCACAGCACGCCCATTCTGAGATTGTCGGAATGTTGCCGGAAGCCAACTGGATTTCCAGAGCACCTTCATTAAGAAGAAAAATGGCTCTTTTGGCTAAAGTTCAGGATGAGGCAGGTCACGGTTTATATCTTTATTCTGCAACTGAAACTCTAGGAGACGGAAGTATCAGAGCAGATAGAGACGCGACGTATGAAGATATGTTGGAAGGAAAAGCGAAATATTCAAGTATTTTCAATTATCCGACGCTGAGCTGGGCAGATATTGGTGCCATTGGATGGTTAGTTGATGGTGCTGCAATCATGAACCAGGTGATGTTGATGGGGAATTCTTATGGTCCTTACTCAAGAGCGATGGTAAAAATCTGTAAAGAAGAATCTTTTCATCAAAGACAAGGATACGAGATTTTGATGGCACTTTGCCGTGGTACAAAACAGCAGAAAGAAATGGCTCAGGCTTCGTTAAACCGTTTCTGGTGGCCGGCTTTAATGATGTTTGGTCCAAATGACGACAGTTCGCCAAACTCTAAAATCTCTATGAATTATAGGGTAAAAAGAGAAAGTAACGACAGTCTTCGTCAGAGATTCATCGATGTTACGGTTGCTCAGGCTGAATTCTTAGGATTAACGATTCCGGATAAAGACCTTAAATGGAATGAAGAAAGACAGCATTATGATTTCGGAGAACTTCCTTGGGATGAATTCATGGAAATTTTAAAAGGAAACGGTCCTGCCAATAAAAAGCGTATCGAAACCAAAAGAAAAGCTCAGAGAGAGAACTCTTGGGTAAAAGAAGCCGCGGCAGCTTTCGCGGAAAAACAACAAAAAGAAGTAATATAA
- a CDS encoding FAD-binding oxidoreductase, with amino-acid sequence MNSFYKLKTVKVQKDTSDAVNVAVEIPEELKDKFRFKQGQYLNFRMMIDGNEERRSYSICNAPSERSNTLEVLVKLLEGGKVSGYFNEHLHMDEVLEVMPPMGGFNTSYHPTNVKTYVGLAAGSGISPVLSNIKESLYQEPNSNAYLFYSNRSMNHVMKKTEIDKLVEQFNGRLKVVYLVSREQHEDPIFEGRISPEKLELLFERYADIDVKESTYFICGPSEMIKGIADYLKKDKKVPAIQVLFEYFTAPDEENTEEMSDEFKAIANIESMVTVIIDDDEYSFHLNSKKESILDKALKDNLPVPFACKGGVCCTCKAEVLEGEVFMEKNYALTEEEVARGYVLTCQCHPTTNVVMLNYDV; translated from the coding sequence ATGAATTCATTTTATAAACTTAAAACGGTAAAAGTTCAGAAAGATACCAGCGATGCAGTAAATGTAGCCGTTGAAATTCCTGAGGAGCTGAAAGATAAATTCAGGTTCAAGCAGGGGCAGTATCTTAATTTCCGAATGATGATCGACGGAAATGAGGAACGACGTTCTTATTCTATCTGCAATGCTCCGAGCGAAAGAAGCAACACGCTGGAAGTATTGGTAAAATTGTTGGAAGGCGGAAAAGTTTCCGGTTATTTCAATGAGCATCTTCATATGGATGAAGTTCTTGAAGTAATGCCTCCGATGGGTGGTTTCAACACTTCTTATCATCCGACGAACGTAAAAACTTATGTAGGTTTGGCAGCAGGAAGCGGAATTTCTCCGGTATTGTCAAACATCAAGGAAAGTCTTTACCAGGAGCCGAATTCAAATGCGTACTTGTTCTACAGCAACAGAAGCATGAATCACGTGATGAAAAAGACTGAAATCGATAAGCTGGTTGAACAGTTTAACGGAAGGTTGAAAGTGGTTTATCTAGTAAGTCGTGAGCAGCATGAAGACCCGATTTTCGAAGGAAGAATTTCTCCTGAAAAACTGGAGCTTTTATTTGAAAGGTATGCCGATATCGATGTAAAAGAATCTACTTATTTTATTTGCGGGCCTTCAGAAATGATCAAAGGGATTGCAGATTATTTAAAGAAAGATAAAAAAGTACCGGCTATTCAGGTCTTATTTGAATATTTCACCGCTCCGGATGAAGAAAATACGGAGGAAATGAGTGATGAATTCAAAGCCATCGCCAATATTGAAAGTATGGTAACCGTAATCATCGATGATGATGAATATTCGTTTCACTTGAATTCAAAAAAAGAGAGTATCTTAGATAAAGCATTGAAAGACAATCTTCCTGTGCCTTTTGCATGTAAAGGAGGAGTGTGCTGTACGTGTAAGGCCGAAGTTTTAGAGGGAGAAGTTTTCATGGAGAAAAACTACGCGCTTACCGAAGAAGAAGTAGCCAGAGGTTACGTTCTTACCTGCCAATGTCACCCGACAACGAATGTGGTGATGCTTAATTATGATGTTTAA
- the clpB gene encoding ATP-dependent chaperone ClpB produces the protein MNLNQYTVKSQEAIQAAQQVAMEFGNQQIEPQHLLEGIFQVDENISPFLLKKSEADAALVRERNRENLEKLPKVQGGNIYLSQSANKVLLDAPNIAKKMGDEYVTIEHLWLSLLETNSEVSKMLKDMGVTKNLLEGGIKELRKGSKATSASSEETYQSLNKYAKNFNELAAEGKLDPVIGRDEEIRRVLQILSRRTKNNPILIGEPGVGKTAIAEGIAHRIISGDVPENLMDKTLYSLDMGALIAGAKYKGEFEERLKSVVNEVIKSDGQIILFIDEIHTLVGAGGGEGAMDAANILKPALARGELRAIGATTLNEYQKYFEKDKALERRFQKVMVEEPDTESAISILRGIKDKYEAHHKVRIKDEAIIAAVEMSQRYISDRFLPDKAIDLIDEASAKLRMEINSKPEELDVLDRRLMQLEIELAAISREGNQTKIDHLKEDIAKISEQRNEINAKWLKEKQKSEDLTQIKKDIESLKLEAERASRAGDYAKVAEIQYGKLREKEEELSKLEIEMQNHQNELIKEEVTSENISEVIAKWTGIPVTKLLQSEREKLLHLEAELHHRVVGQDEAIQAVADAIRRNRAGLSDDKKPIGSFLFLGTTGVGKTELAKALAEFLFDDENNMTRIDMSEYQERHSVSRLVGAPPGYVGYDEGGQLTEAVRRRPYSVVLLDEIEKAHPDVFNTLLQVLDDGRLTDNKGRVVNFKNSIIIMTSNLGSHIIQENFENITEENQDEIVDKTKDEVFDLLKQTLRPEFLNRIDEVVLFQPLRKKEIGKIVTYQLRGFNDMLAKRNIIMTATQDAVDYLMNKGYDPAFGARPLKRVIQQEVLNKLSREILAGTVNDGDRITLDYFEETGLVFRPTEQ, from the coding sequence ATGAACTTAAACCAATATACAGTAAAATCACAAGAAGCCATCCAGGCCGCACAACAAGTAGCTATGGAATTTGGCAATCAGCAGATTGAACCTCAACATTTACTGGAAGGAATTTTCCAGGTAGATGAAAATATATCGCCTTTCTTACTGAAAAAATCTGAAGCAGATGCTGCTTTGGTAAGAGAGCGCAACCGTGAAAATTTGGAAAAGCTTCCAAAAGTACAGGGAGGAAATATTTATCTTTCACAATCGGCAAACAAAGTTTTGCTTGATGCGCCCAACATTGCAAAAAAAATGGGCGATGAATATGTAACGATCGAGCATTTATGGCTTTCTCTTTTGGAAACAAATTCAGAAGTTTCGAAAATGCTGAAAGATATGGGCGTTACCAAAAACCTTTTGGAGGGCGGAATTAAAGAATTAAGAAAAGGAAGCAAGGCAACTTCTGCAAGTTCAGAGGAAACTTATCAGTCTTTAAATAAATATGCTAAAAACTTCAACGAATTAGCAGCAGAAGGAAAATTAGATCCGGTAATCGGACGTGATGAAGAGATCAGGAGAGTGTTACAGATTCTTTCCAGAAGAACGAAAAACAATCCGATTCTGATTGGTGAACCCGGTGTTGGTAAAACCGCAATCGCTGAAGGAATTGCCCACAGAATTATCAGCGGAGACGTTCCTGAAAACCTGATGGATAAAACATTGTATTCATTGGATATGGGTGCTTTGATTGCCGGTGCAAAATATAAAGGTGAGTTTGAAGAGCGTTTGAAATCGGTAGTGAATGAAGTTATTAAATCTGACGGACAAATCATTCTTTTCATTGACGAAATTCACACTTTGGTGGGAGCCGGAGGCGGTGAAGGTGCAATGGATGCTGCAAATATCTTGAAACCAGCTTTGGCAAGAGGAGAATTAAGAGCCATCGGTGCAACGACTTTGAATGAATATCAAAAATATTTTGAAAAAGATAAAGCGTTGGAAAGACGTTTCCAGAAAGTAATGGTGGAAGAACCGGATACGGAATCAGCCATTTCTATTCTTCGTGGAATTAAAGATAAATATGAAGCGCACCACAAAGTAAGAATCAAAGATGAAGCGATTATTGCCGCAGTGGAAATGTCTCAACGATATATTTCAGACCGATTTTTACCGGATAAAGCGATCGATTTGATTGATGAAGCTTCTGCGAAATTAAGAATGGAGATCAATTCAAAACCTGAAGAACTGGATGTTTTAGACAGAAGATTAATGCAGTTGGAAATTGAATTGGCAGCGATTTCAAGAGAAGGAAATCAGACCAAAATTGACCATTTGAAAGAAGATATCGCAAAAATTTCCGAGCAGAGAAATGAGATCAATGCAAAATGGCTAAAAGAGAAACAGAAATCTGAGGATTTAACTCAGATTAAAAAAGATATAGAATCTTTGAAACTGGAGGCAGAAAGAGCTTCAAGAGCCGGAGATTATGCAAAAGTAGCGGAAATCCAATACGGAAAACTTCGTGAAAAAGAGGAAGAGCTTTCCAAATTAGAAATAGAGATGCAAAATCATCAGAATGAACTGATTAAGGAAGAAGTAACTTCTGAAAATATTTCTGAAGTGATTGCCAAATGGACAGGAATTCCTGTTACCAAACTCCTTCAATCCGAAAGAGAAAAACTGTTACATCTTGAAGCGGAACTTCACCACAGAGTTGTAGGACAGGATGAAGCCATTCAGGCGGTTGCAGATGCCATCAGAAGAAACAGAGCGGGATTAAGCGATGACAAAAAGCCAATCGGTTCGTTCTTATTCTTAGGAACCACCGGAGTCGGAAAAACAGAGCTAGCAAAAGCTTTGGCAGAGTTCTTATTCGACGATGAGAACAATATGACGAGAATTGATATGAGTGAATATCAGGAACGTCATTCGGTTTCGAGATTGGTAGGTGCGCCTCCAGGATATGTGGGTTATGATGAAGGTGGACAATTAACAGAAGCCGTGAGAAGAAGACCTTATTCTGTGGTGCTTTTAGATGAAATTGAAAAAGCGCATCCTGATGTTTTCAACACGTTGTTACAGGTTTTGGATGATGGAAGATTGACGGATAACAAAGGCAGAGTGGTTAATTTCAAAAATTCGATTATCATTATGACTTCGAATTTAGGTTCACATATCATTCAGGAGAATTTTGAAAATATTACTGAGGAAAATCAGGATGAAATCGTCGATAAGACAAAAGATGAAGTCTTTGATTTATTGAAACAGACATTGCGTCCCGAATTCTTAAACAGAATTGATGAGGTGGTATTGTTCCAGCCTTTGAGAAAAAAAGAAATCGGAAAAATTGTAACCTATCAGTTGAGAGGATTCAATGATATGCTGGCAAAACGAAATATCATTATGACGGCAACACAAGACGCCGTGGATTATCTGATGAATAAAGGATACGATCCTGCTTTTGGAGCAAGACCGTTGAAGAGAGTGATCCAACAGGAAGTATTAAACAAATTATCAAGAGAAATTCTTGCAGGAACCGTGAATGACGGAGACAGAATTACTTTGGATTATTTCGAGGAAACAGGTTTGGTTTTCAGACCTACTGAGCAGTAA
- a CDS encoding AMP-binding protein — protein MDFSVEYLKLDQLRELQSERLTKLVGYLGEKSEFYKRKFNEAGMSPQDVRSIEDITKLPITYKQDLRDNYPFGLFTVPKNELQRIHCSSGTTGKPTVVGYTKEDIDLFSEVVARSLSAAGAKPGMQLHNAYGYGIFTGGLGLHYGAEKLGMSVLPISGGMTARQVDLIMDFKPEVICCSPSYALTIADEFANRGISADEISLKYAVLGSEPWTEIIRHHIEERLGVHATNIYGLSEIIGPGVSMEDFEEKGGSYIWEDHFYPEILDPITKEPVPFGEEGVLVITTLTKKAMPLLRYWTNDITSLYYDENGKRSMVKMKPILGRADDMLIVRGVNVYPSQIEEAFSHVEGVVPNYYLTPIEKEQMCVALDIDVEIDDDLVASKNLNQNTDDYAIFVGNFGKSIENEIKKRVGITTKVKIHAQDSLPKCEGGKINRILKK, from the coding sequence ATGGATTTTTCAGTTGAATATTTAAAGCTCGACCAATTAAGAGAGCTTCAATCTGAGCGATTGACGAAATTGGTAGGCTATCTTGGGGAGAAGTCGGAATTTTATAAAAGAAAATTTAATGAAGCAGGAATGTCTCCACAAGATGTCAGGTCGATTGAAGATATTACGAAACTTCCGATTACTTACAAACAGGATTTGAGGGATAATTATCCGTTCGGATTATTTACCGTTCCGAAAAATGAACTGCAGAGAATTCACTGTTCGAGCGGGACAACGGGAAAGCCGACGGTGGTGGGATATACAAAAGAAGACATTGATTTATTCAGCGAAGTTGTGGCGAGATCTTTGAGCGCGGCGGGAGCAAAACCGGGAATGCAGTTGCACAATGCTTACGGTTACGGAATTTTCACGGGCGGATTGGGATTGCATTACGGAGCTGAAAAATTAGGAATGAGCGTTCTTCCGATTTCCGGGGGAATGACAGCGAGACAGGTAGATTTAATTATGGACTTTAAACCTGAAGTGATTTGCTGTTCGCCTTCTTATGCTTTAACAATCGCTGATGAATTTGCCAATCGTGGGATTTCTGCGGATGAAATCAGTTTGAAATATGCTGTTTTAGGCTCAGAACCATGGACAGAAATTATAAGACATCATATTGAGGAGAGATTAGGTGTTCATGCGACCAATATTTATGGGTTAAGTGAAATTATCGGTCCCGGAGTTTCAATGGAAGATTTTGAGGAAAAAGGTGGTTCTTATATTTGGGAAGATCATTTTTATCCTGAAATTTTGGATCCGATTACAAAAGAACCGGTTCCTTTTGGAGAAGAAGGTGTTTTGGTAATCACTACTTTAACGAAAAAAGCAATGCCGCTTTTACGGTATTGGACAAATGATATCACGAGTCTTTATTACGACGAAAACGGAAAAAGATCAATGGTGAAAATGAAACCTATTCTTGGAAGAGCCGATGATATGCTGATTGTAAGAGGAGTAAATGTATATCCAAGTCAGATTGAAGAAGCATTCTCTCATGTGGAAGGTGTTGTTCCGAATTACTATTTAACACCGATTGAAAAAGAACAAATGTGCGTTGCTTTGGATATTGATGTTGAAATTGATGATGATTTGGTCGCTTCTAAAAATTTAAATCAAAATACCGATGATTATGCTATTTTTGTCGGAAACTTTGGAAAAAGCATAGAAAACGAGATAAAAAAACGGGTAGGAATTACCACAAAAGTGAAAATCCATGCCCAGGATAGTCTTCCGAAATGCGAAGGTGGAAAAATTAACAGAATACTTAAAAAATAA
- the paaB gene encoding 1,2-phenylacetyl-CoA epoxidase subunit B, translating to MANLDMWEVFIQTKPGLSHKHVGIVQAPTAEMALQNARDVYTRRKEGTSVWVVPSKYIVTSEGVDKEAFFDPADDKLYRHPTFYDIPNDVKNM from the coding sequence ATGGCAAATTTAGATATGTGGGAAGTGTTTATTCAGACTAAACCGGGATTATCTCACAAACACGTTGGAATTGTACAGGCACCAACAGCAGAAATGGCTTTGCAAAACGCAAGAGACGTTTATACAAGAAGAAAAGAAGGAACTTCTGTTTGGGTAGTTCCAAGTAAATATATTGTGACTTCGGAAGGTGTGGATAAAGAAGCATTTTTCGATCCGGCTGATGACAAGCTATACCGTCACCCGACGTTCTACGATATTCCAAACGATGTAAAAAATATGTAA